A region from the Bactrocera dorsalis isolate Fly_Bdor chromosome 1, ASM2337382v1, whole genome shotgun sequence genome encodes:
- the LOC105224055 gene encoding leupaxin isoform X2, giving the protein MDRTMYGKFDPGARQPYRTIRAKGIQPGYALLADLQSSVPGNRPPQYNTSNINYGDSSGYGSLRGKAAPPPVVHQEHYSVTETRTAPSPTRSVGGYNGLGSSIGSSPVGQSYSYQNQGTLGRTGGAYNGSPVQQNSKNLSELDSLLEDLSNARYNSNYEKKENIVPTSYNSNSKYNTYNSSDERPTIDSLLSEMDNASNYAVPNGSLTKSPTPGRHVSITVRETKTETLAPEGPVGIVEKEIVQNDIYLPNQAPPSGYASSATKELDDLMASLSDFKVNNGSNHHHQTVTDYAKPNKGVSHLTQTITETTTSTVVEDNEPDQLDSMLGSLQANMSRQGVNTVQKGCCNACEKPIVGQVITALGKTWHPEHFTCNHCNQELGTRNFFERDGFPYCEPDYHNLFSPRCAYCNGAILDKCVTALDKTWHTEHFFCAQCGQQFGEDGFHERDGKPYCRNDYFEMFAPKCNGCNRAIMENYISALNSQWHPDCFVCRDCRRPFQGGSFFDHEGLPYCETHYHAKRGSLCAGCSKPITGRCITAMFKKFHPEHFVCAFCLKQLNKGTFKEQNDKPYCHECFEKVFG; this is encoded by the exons ACGCACTCCTCGCCGATCTGCAGAGCAGCGTGCCCGGCAATCGTCCACCACAGTACAATACCTCAAATATTAATTATGGCGATAGCTCAGGCTATGGCAGTTTGCGTGGTAAAGCAGCGCCGCCACCG GTAGTGCATCAAGAACACTACAGCGTTACCGAAACAAGAACAGCGCCTTCGCCAACTCGAAGTGTTGGCGGCTACAATGGTTTGGGCAGCAGCATCGGATCGTCACCCGTGGGGCAGTCATATAGTTATCAAAATCAGGGAACACTTGGACGAACCGGCGGTGCTTACAATGGTTCGCCCGTGCAACAAAACTCGAAAAATCTGTCTGAACTGGATTCGCTATTGGAAGATTTGAGTAATGCCAGATATAAtagtaattatgaaaaaaaag AAAACATAGTGCCAACGAGTTACAACTCAAACTCAAAGTATAATACCTACAATTCCAGCGATGAACGGCCAACAATTGATAGCCTCCTTAGTGAAATGGATAACGCCTCAAACTATGCTGTACCTAACGG taGCCTTACCAAGTCGCCGACGCCTGGACGACACGTTAGCATTACAGTTCGTGAGACCAAAACTGAGACACTTGCGCCGGAAGGCCCTG ttggcATTGTTGAAAAGGAAATCGTACAGAATGATATTTATTTACCAAATCAAGCGCCGCCATCGGGTTATGCATCGTCAGCAACTAAAGAGTTGGATGATTTAATGGCATCGCTGTCTGATTTTAAG GTTAATAACGGTTCGAACCATCACCACCAAACAGTTACCGATTACGCTAAGCCGAATAAGGGCGTATCACATTTAACGCAAACTATCACCGAGACCACCACTTCTACCGTTGTAGAAGATAACGAACCAGATCAGTTGGATTCTATGCTTGGTAGTTTACAAGCCAATATGAGTCGTCAAGGAGTCAATACCGTGCAAAAGGGCTGCTGCAATGCTTGCGAAAAGCCAATTGTCGGACAAGTGATCACAGCCTTGGGCAAGACCTGGCATCCGGAGCACTTCACATGCAATCACTGCAACCAGGAGTTGGGCACACGCAATTTCTTCGAACGCGATGGCTTCCCATACTGTGAGCCGGACTATCACAACCTGTTCAGTCCACGTTGCGCTTACTGCAATGGCGCTATTTTAGAT AAATGCGTAACAGCTTTGGATAAGACATGGCACACGGAGCACTTCTTTTGCGCACAGTGCGGACAGCAATTCGGCGAGGACGGTTTTCATGAACGCGATGGCAAACCCTATTGCCGCAATGATTACTTCGAAATGTTCGCGCCCAAGTGCAATGGTTGCAATCGTGCTATTATGGAAAACTACATCTCGGCGCTGAACTCGCAATGGCATCCTGACTGCTTCGTCTGCCGG GACTGTCGGCGACCCTTCCAAGGTGGCTCTTTCTTCGATCACGAAGGTCTACCCTATTGTGAGACACATTACCATGCAAAACGCGGCTCCCTTTGCGCCGGCTGCTCTAAACCCATCACAGGTCGCTGCATTACTGCCATGTTCAAGAAGTTCCATCCGGAACATTTTGTGTGCGCCTTCTGCTTGAAGCAGCTCAATAAAGGCACATTCAAGGAACAAAACGACAAGCCATATTGCCACGAATGCTTTGAAAAGGTTTTCGGTTAA
- the LOC105224055 gene encoding leupaxin isoform X5: MEDLDALLADLQSSVPGNRPPQYNTSNINYGDSSGYGSLRGKAAPPPVVHQEHYSVTETRTAPSPTRSVGGYNGLGSSIGSSPVGQSYSYQNQGTLGRTGGAYNGSPVQQNSKNLSELDSLLEDLSNARYNSNYEKKENIVPTSYNSNSKYNTYNSSDERPTIDSLLSEMDNASNYAVPNGSLTKSPTPGRHVSITVRETKTETLAPEGPVGIVEKEIVQNDIYLPNQAPPSGYASSATKELDDLMASLSDFKVNNGSNHHHQTVTDYAKPNKGVSHLTQTITETTTSTVVEDNEPDQLDSMLGSLQANMSRQGVNTVQKGCCNACEKPIVGQVITALGKTWHPEHFTCNHCNQELGTRNFFERDGFPYCEPDYHNLFSPRCAYCNGAILDKCVTALDKTWHTEHFFCAQCGQQFGEDGFHERDGKPYCRNDYFEMFAPKCNGCNRAIMENYISALNSQWHPDCFVCRDCRRPFQGGSFFDHEGLPYCETHYHAKRGSLCAGCSKPITGRCITAMFKKFHPEHFVCAFCLKQLNKGTFKEQNDKPYCHECFEKVFG; encoded by the exons ACGCACTCCTCGCCGATCTGCAGAGCAGCGTGCCCGGCAATCGTCCACCACAGTACAATACCTCAAATATTAATTATGGCGATAGCTCAGGCTATGGCAGTTTGCGTGGTAAAGCAGCGCCGCCACCG GTAGTGCATCAAGAACACTACAGCGTTACCGAAACAAGAACAGCGCCTTCGCCAACTCGAAGTGTTGGCGGCTACAATGGTTTGGGCAGCAGCATCGGATCGTCACCCGTGGGGCAGTCATATAGTTATCAAAATCAGGGAACACTTGGACGAACCGGCGGTGCTTACAATGGTTCGCCCGTGCAACAAAACTCGAAAAATCTGTCTGAACTGGATTCGCTATTGGAAGATTTGAGTAATGCCAGATATAAtagtaattatgaaaaaaaag AAAACATAGTGCCAACGAGTTACAACTCAAACTCAAAGTATAATACCTACAATTCCAGCGATGAACGGCCAACAATTGATAGCCTCCTTAGTGAAATGGATAACGCCTCAAACTATGCTGTACCTAACGG taGCCTTACCAAGTCGCCGACGCCTGGACGACACGTTAGCATTACAGTTCGTGAGACCAAAACTGAGACACTTGCGCCGGAAGGCCCTG ttggcATTGTTGAAAAGGAAATCGTACAGAATGATATTTATTTACCAAATCAAGCGCCGCCATCGGGTTATGCATCGTCAGCAACTAAAGAGTTGGATGATTTAATGGCATCGCTGTCTGATTTTAAG GTTAATAACGGTTCGAACCATCACCACCAAACAGTTACCGATTACGCTAAGCCGAATAAGGGCGTATCACATTTAACGCAAACTATCACCGAGACCACCACTTCTACCGTTGTAGAAGATAACGAACCAGATCAGTTGGATTCTATGCTTGGTAGTTTACAAGCCAATATGAGTCGTCAAGGAGTCAATACCGTGCAAAAGGGCTGCTGCAATGCTTGCGAAAAGCCAATTGTCGGACAAGTGATCACAGCCTTGGGCAAGACCTGGCATCCGGAGCACTTCACATGCAATCACTGCAACCAGGAGTTGGGCACACGCAATTTCTTCGAACGCGATGGCTTCCCATACTGTGAGCCGGACTATCACAACCTGTTCAGTCCACGTTGCGCTTACTGCAATGGCGCTATTTTAGAT AAATGCGTAACAGCTTTGGATAAGACATGGCACACGGAGCACTTCTTTTGCGCACAGTGCGGACAGCAATTCGGCGAGGACGGTTTTCATGAACGCGATGGCAAACCCTATTGCCGCAATGATTACTTCGAAATGTTCGCGCCCAAGTGCAATGGTTGCAATCGTGCTATTATGGAAAACTACATCTCGGCGCTGAACTCGCAATGGCATCCTGACTGCTTCGTCTGCCGG GACTGTCGGCGACCCTTCCAAGGTGGCTCTTTCTTCGATCACGAAGGTCTACCCTATTGTGAGACACATTACCATGCAAAACGCGGCTCCCTTTGCGCCGGCTGCTCTAAACCCATCACAGGTCGCTGCATTACTGCCATGTTCAAGAAGTTCCATCCGGAACATTTTGTGTGCGCCTTCTGCTTGAAGCAGCTCAATAAAGGCACATTCAAGGAACAAAACGACAAGCCATATTGCCACGAATGCTTTGAAAAGGTTTTCGGTTAA
- the LOC105224055 gene encoding leupaxin isoform X3 has translation MRMSSKLYSSSILSPPNDAFKVGEFERRLDALLADLQSSVPGNRPPQYNTSNINYGDSSGYGSLRGKAAPPPVVHQEHYSVTETRTAPSPTRSVGGYNGLGSSIGSSPVGQSYSYQNQGTLGRTGGAYNGSPVQQNSKNLSELDSLLEDLSNARYNSNYEKKENIVPTSYNSNSKYNTYNSSDERPTIDSLLSEMDNASNYAVPNGLTKSPTPGRHVSITVRETKTETLAPEGPVGIVEKEIVQNDIYLPNQAPPSGYASSATKELDDLMASLSDFKVNNGSNHHHQTVTDYAKPNKGVSHLTQTITETTTSTVVEDNEPDQLDSMLGSLQANMSRQGVNTVQKGCCNACEKPIVGQVITALGKTWHPEHFTCNHCNQELGTRNFFERDGFPYCEPDYHNLFSPRCAYCNGAILDKCVTALDKTWHTEHFFCAQCGQQFGEDGFHERDGKPYCRNDYFEMFAPKCNGCNRAIMENYISALNSQWHPDCFVCRDCRRPFQGGSFFDHEGLPYCETHYHAKRGSLCAGCSKPITGRCITAMFKKFHPEHFVCAFCLKQLNKGTFKEQNDKPYCHECFEKVFG, from the exons ACGCACTCCTCGCCGATCTGCAGAGCAGCGTGCCCGGCAATCGTCCACCACAGTACAATACCTCAAATATTAATTATGGCGATAGCTCAGGCTATGGCAGTTTGCGTGGTAAAGCAGCGCCGCCACCG GTAGTGCATCAAGAACACTACAGCGTTACCGAAACAAGAACAGCGCCTTCGCCAACTCGAAGTGTTGGCGGCTACAATGGTTTGGGCAGCAGCATCGGATCGTCACCCGTGGGGCAGTCATATAGTTATCAAAATCAGGGAACACTTGGACGAACCGGCGGTGCTTACAATGGTTCGCCCGTGCAACAAAACTCGAAAAATCTGTCTGAACTGGATTCGCTATTGGAAGATTTGAGTAATGCCAGATATAAtagtaattatgaaaaaaaag AAAACATAGTGCCAACGAGTTACAACTCAAACTCAAAGTATAATACCTACAATTCCAGCGATGAACGGCCAACAATTGATAGCCTCCTTAGTGAAATGGATAACGCCTCAAACTATGCTGTACCTAACGG CCTTACCAAGTCGCCGACGCCTGGACGACACGTTAGCATTACAGTTCGTGAGACCAAAACTGAGACACTTGCGCCGGAAGGCCCTG ttggcATTGTTGAAAAGGAAATCGTACAGAATGATATTTATTTACCAAATCAAGCGCCGCCATCGGGTTATGCATCGTCAGCAACTAAAGAGTTGGATGATTTAATGGCATCGCTGTCTGATTTTAAG GTTAATAACGGTTCGAACCATCACCACCAAACAGTTACCGATTACGCTAAGCCGAATAAGGGCGTATCACATTTAACGCAAACTATCACCGAGACCACCACTTCTACCGTTGTAGAAGATAACGAACCAGATCAGTTGGATTCTATGCTTGGTAGTTTACAAGCCAATATGAGTCGTCAAGGAGTCAATACCGTGCAAAAGGGCTGCTGCAATGCTTGCGAAAAGCCAATTGTCGGACAAGTGATCACAGCCTTGGGCAAGACCTGGCATCCGGAGCACTTCACATGCAATCACTGCAACCAGGAGTTGGGCACACGCAATTTCTTCGAACGCGATGGCTTCCCATACTGTGAGCCGGACTATCACAACCTGTTCAGTCCACGTTGCGCTTACTGCAATGGCGCTATTTTAGAT AAATGCGTAACAGCTTTGGATAAGACATGGCACACGGAGCACTTCTTTTGCGCACAGTGCGGACAGCAATTCGGCGAGGACGGTTTTCATGAACGCGATGGCAAACCCTATTGCCGCAATGATTACTTCGAAATGTTCGCGCCCAAGTGCAATGGTTGCAATCGTGCTATTATGGAAAACTACATCTCGGCGCTGAACTCGCAATGGCATCCTGACTGCTTCGTCTGCCGG GACTGTCGGCGACCCTTCCAAGGTGGCTCTTTCTTCGATCACGAAGGTCTACCCTATTGTGAGACACATTACCATGCAAAACGCGGCTCCCTTTGCGCCGGCTGCTCTAAACCCATCACAGGTCGCTGCATTACTGCCATGTTCAAGAAGTTCCATCCGGAACATTTTGTGTGCGCCTTCTGCTTGAAGCAGCTCAATAAAGGCACATTCAAGGAACAAAACGACAAGCCATATTGCCACGAATGCTTTGAAAAGGTTTTCGGTTAA
- the LOC105224055 gene encoding leupaxin isoform X1, which yields MRMSSKLYSSSILSPPNDAFKVGEFERRLDALLADLQSSVPGNRPPQYNTSNINYGDSSGYGSLRGKAAPPPVVHQEHYSVTETRTAPSPTRSVGGYNGLGSSIGSSPVGQSYSYQNQGTLGRTGGAYNGSPVQQNSKNLSELDSLLEDLSNARYNSNYEKKENIVPTSYNSNSKYNTYNSSDERPTIDSLLSEMDNASNYAVPNGSLTKSPTPGRHVSITVRETKTETLAPEGPVGIVEKEIVQNDIYLPNQAPPSGYASSATKELDDLMASLSDFKVNNGSNHHHQTVTDYAKPNKGVSHLTQTITETTTSTVVEDNEPDQLDSMLGSLQANMSRQGVNTVQKGCCNACEKPIVGQVITALGKTWHPEHFTCNHCNQELGTRNFFERDGFPYCEPDYHNLFSPRCAYCNGAILDKCVTALDKTWHTEHFFCAQCGQQFGEDGFHERDGKPYCRNDYFEMFAPKCNGCNRAIMENYISALNSQWHPDCFVCRDCRRPFQGGSFFDHEGLPYCETHYHAKRGSLCAGCSKPITGRCITAMFKKFHPEHFVCAFCLKQLNKGTFKEQNDKPYCHECFEKVFG from the exons ACGCACTCCTCGCCGATCTGCAGAGCAGCGTGCCCGGCAATCGTCCACCACAGTACAATACCTCAAATATTAATTATGGCGATAGCTCAGGCTATGGCAGTTTGCGTGGTAAAGCAGCGCCGCCACCG GTAGTGCATCAAGAACACTACAGCGTTACCGAAACAAGAACAGCGCCTTCGCCAACTCGAAGTGTTGGCGGCTACAATGGTTTGGGCAGCAGCATCGGATCGTCACCCGTGGGGCAGTCATATAGTTATCAAAATCAGGGAACACTTGGACGAACCGGCGGTGCTTACAATGGTTCGCCCGTGCAACAAAACTCGAAAAATCTGTCTGAACTGGATTCGCTATTGGAAGATTTGAGTAATGCCAGATATAAtagtaattatgaaaaaaaag AAAACATAGTGCCAACGAGTTACAACTCAAACTCAAAGTATAATACCTACAATTCCAGCGATGAACGGCCAACAATTGATAGCCTCCTTAGTGAAATGGATAACGCCTCAAACTATGCTGTACCTAACGG taGCCTTACCAAGTCGCCGACGCCTGGACGACACGTTAGCATTACAGTTCGTGAGACCAAAACTGAGACACTTGCGCCGGAAGGCCCTG ttggcATTGTTGAAAAGGAAATCGTACAGAATGATATTTATTTACCAAATCAAGCGCCGCCATCGGGTTATGCATCGTCAGCAACTAAAGAGTTGGATGATTTAATGGCATCGCTGTCTGATTTTAAG GTTAATAACGGTTCGAACCATCACCACCAAACAGTTACCGATTACGCTAAGCCGAATAAGGGCGTATCACATTTAACGCAAACTATCACCGAGACCACCACTTCTACCGTTGTAGAAGATAACGAACCAGATCAGTTGGATTCTATGCTTGGTAGTTTACAAGCCAATATGAGTCGTCAAGGAGTCAATACCGTGCAAAAGGGCTGCTGCAATGCTTGCGAAAAGCCAATTGTCGGACAAGTGATCACAGCCTTGGGCAAGACCTGGCATCCGGAGCACTTCACATGCAATCACTGCAACCAGGAGTTGGGCACACGCAATTTCTTCGAACGCGATGGCTTCCCATACTGTGAGCCGGACTATCACAACCTGTTCAGTCCACGTTGCGCTTACTGCAATGGCGCTATTTTAGAT AAATGCGTAACAGCTTTGGATAAGACATGGCACACGGAGCACTTCTTTTGCGCACAGTGCGGACAGCAATTCGGCGAGGACGGTTTTCATGAACGCGATGGCAAACCCTATTGCCGCAATGATTACTTCGAAATGTTCGCGCCCAAGTGCAATGGTTGCAATCGTGCTATTATGGAAAACTACATCTCGGCGCTGAACTCGCAATGGCATCCTGACTGCTTCGTCTGCCGG GACTGTCGGCGACCCTTCCAAGGTGGCTCTTTCTTCGATCACGAAGGTCTACCCTATTGTGAGACACATTACCATGCAAAACGCGGCTCCCTTTGCGCCGGCTGCTCTAAACCCATCACAGGTCGCTGCATTACTGCCATGTTCAAGAAGTTCCATCCGGAACATTTTGTGTGCGCCTTCTGCTTGAAGCAGCTCAATAAAGGCACATTCAAGGAACAAAACGACAAGCCATATTGCCACGAATGCTTTGAAAAGGTTTTCGGTTAA
- the LOC105224055 gene encoding leupaxin isoform X4: protein MSHGDYDNLNALLADLQSSVPGNRPPQYNTSNINYGDSSGYGSLRGKAAPPPVVHQEHYSVTETRTAPSPTRSVGGYNGLGSSIGSSPVGQSYSYQNQGTLGRTGGAYNGSPVQQNSKNLSELDSLLEDLSNARYNSNYEKKENIVPTSYNSNSKYNTYNSSDERPTIDSLLSEMDNASNYAVPNGSLTKSPTPGRHVSITVRETKTETLAPEGPVGIVEKEIVQNDIYLPNQAPPSGYASSATKELDDLMASLSDFKVNNGSNHHHQTVTDYAKPNKGVSHLTQTITETTTSTVVEDNEPDQLDSMLGSLQANMSRQGVNTVQKGCCNACEKPIVGQVITALGKTWHPEHFTCNHCNQELGTRNFFERDGFPYCEPDYHNLFSPRCAYCNGAILDKCVTALDKTWHTEHFFCAQCGQQFGEDGFHERDGKPYCRNDYFEMFAPKCNGCNRAIMENYISALNSQWHPDCFVCRDCRRPFQGGSFFDHEGLPYCETHYHAKRGSLCAGCSKPITGRCITAMFKKFHPEHFVCAFCLKQLNKGTFKEQNDKPYCHECFEKVFG, encoded by the exons ATGAGTCACGGCGATTATGATAACTTAA ACGCACTCCTCGCCGATCTGCAGAGCAGCGTGCCCGGCAATCGTCCACCACAGTACAATACCTCAAATATTAATTATGGCGATAGCTCAGGCTATGGCAGTTTGCGTGGTAAAGCAGCGCCGCCACCG GTAGTGCATCAAGAACACTACAGCGTTACCGAAACAAGAACAGCGCCTTCGCCAACTCGAAGTGTTGGCGGCTACAATGGTTTGGGCAGCAGCATCGGATCGTCACCCGTGGGGCAGTCATATAGTTATCAAAATCAGGGAACACTTGGACGAACCGGCGGTGCTTACAATGGTTCGCCCGTGCAACAAAACTCGAAAAATCTGTCTGAACTGGATTCGCTATTGGAAGATTTGAGTAATGCCAGATATAAtagtaattatgaaaaaaaag AAAACATAGTGCCAACGAGTTACAACTCAAACTCAAAGTATAATACCTACAATTCCAGCGATGAACGGCCAACAATTGATAGCCTCCTTAGTGAAATGGATAACGCCTCAAACTATGCTGTACCTAACGG taGCCTTACCAAGTCGCCGACGCCTGGACGACACGTTAGCATTACAGTTCGTGAGACCAAAACTGAGACACTTGCGCCGGAAGGCCCTG ttggcATTGTTGAAAAGGAAATCGTACAGAATGATATTTATTTACCAAATCAAGCGCCGCCATCGGGTTATGCATCGTCAGCAACTAAAGAGTTGGATGATTTAATGGCATCGCTGTCTGATTTTAAG GTTAATAACGGTTCGAACCATCACCACCAAACAGTTACCGATTACGCTAAGCCGAATAAGGGCGTATCACATTTAACGCAAACTATCACCGAGACCACCACTTCTACCGTTGTAGAAGATAACGAACCAGATCAGTTGGATTCTATGCTTGGTAGTTTACAAGCCAATATGAGTCGTCAAGGAGTCAATACCGTGCAAAAGGGCTGCTGCAATGCTTGCGAAAAGCCAATTGTCGGACAAGTGATCACAGCCTTGGGCAAGACCTGGCATCCGGAGCACTTCACATGCAATCACTGCAACCAGGAGTTGGGCACACGCAATTTCTTCGAACGCGATGGCTTCCCATACTGTGAGCCGGACTATCACAACCTGTTCAGTCCACGTTGCGCTTACTGCAATGGCGCTATTTTAGAT AAATGCGTAACAGCTTTGGATAAGACATGGCACACGGAGCACTTCTTTTGCGCACAGTGCGGACAGCAATTCGGCGAGGACGGTTTTCATGAACGCGATGGCAAACCCTATTGCCGCAATGATTACTTCGAAATGTTCGCGCCCAAGTGCAATGGTTGCAATCGTGCTATTATGGAAAACTACATCTCGGCGCTGAACTCGCAATGGCATCCTGACTGCTTCGTCTGCCGG GACTGTCGGCGACCCTTCCAAGGTGGCTCTTTCTTCGATCACGAAGGTCTACCCTATTGTGAGACACATTACCATGCAAAACGCGGCTCCCTTTGCGCCGGCTGCTCTAAACCCATCACAGGTCGCTGCATTACTGCCATGTTCAAGAAGTTCCATCCGGAACATTTTGTGTGCGCCTTCTGCTTGAAGCAGCTCAATAAAGGCACATTCAAGGAACAAAACGACAAGCCATATTGCCACGAATGCTTTGAAAAGGTTTTCGGTTAA
- the LOC105224055 gene encoding leupaxin isoform X6 produces the protein MRMSSKLYSSSILSPPNDAFKVGEFERRLDALLADLQSSVPGNRPPQYNTSNINYGDSSGYGSLRGKAAPPPVVHQEHYSVTETRTAPSPTRSVGGYNGLGSSIGSSPVGQSYSYQNQGTLGRTGGAYNGSPVQQNSKNLSELDSLLEDLSNARYNSNYEKKENIVPTSYNSNSKYNTYNSSDERPTIDSLLSEMDNASNYAVPNGSLTKSPTPGRHVSITVRETKTETLAPEGPVGIVEKEIVQNDIYLPNQAPPSGYASSATKELDDLMASLSDFKVNNGSNHHHQTVTDYAKPNKGVSHLTQTITETTTSTVVEDNEPDQLDSMLGSLQANMSRQGVNTVQKGCCNACEKPIVGQVITALGKTWHPEHFTCNHCNQELGTRNFFERDGFPYCEPDYHNLFSPRCAYCNGAILDKCVTALDKTWHTEHFFCAQCGQQFGEDGFHERDGKPYCRNDYFEMFAPKCNGCNRAIMENYISALNSQWHPDCFVCRDCKKAVRGKSFYAMEGKPVCPTCVGVDEEE, from the exons ACGCACTCCTCGCCGATCTGCAGAGCAGCGTGCCCGGCAATCGTCCACCACAGTACAATACCTCAAATATTAATTATGGCGATAGCTCAGGCTATGGCAGTTTGCGTGGTAAAGCAGCGCCGCCACCG GTAGTGCATCAAGAACACTACAGCGTTACCGAAACAAGAACAGCGCCTTCGCCAACTCGAAGTGTTGGCGGCTACAATGGTTTGGGCAGCAGCATCGGATCGTCACCCGTGGGGCAGTCATATAGTTATCAAAATCAGGGAACACTTGGACGAACCGGCGGTGCTTACAATGGTTCGCCCGTGCAACAAAACTCGAAAAATCTGTCTGAACTGGATTCGCTATTGGAAGATTTGAGTAATGCCAGATATAAtagtaattatgaaaaaaaag AAAACATAGTGCCAACGAGTTACAACTCAAACTCAAAGTATAATACCTACAATTCCAGCGATGAACGGCCAACAATTGATAGCCTCCTTAGTGAAATGGATAACGCCTCAAACTATGCTGTACCTAACGG taGCCTTACCAAGTCGCCGACGCCTGGACGACACGTTAGCATTACAGTTCGTGAGACCAAAACTGAGACACTTGCGCCGGAAGGCCCTG ttggcATTGTTGAAAAGGAAATCGTACAGAATGATATTTATTTACCAAATCAAGCGCCGCCATCGGGTTATGCATCGTCAGCAACTAAAGAGTTGGATGATTTAATGGCATCGCTGTCTGATTTTAAG GTTAATAACGGTTCGAACCATCACCACCAAACAGTTACCGATTACGCTAAGCCGAATAAGGGCGTATCACATTTAACGCAAACTATCACCGAGACCACCACTTCTACCGTTGTAGAAGATAACGAACCAGATCAGTTGGATTCTATGCTTGGTAGTTTACAAGCCAATATGAGTCGTCAAGGAGTCAATACCGTGCAAAAGGGCTGCTGCAATGCTTGCGAAAAGCCAATTGTCGGACAAGTGATCACAGCCTTGGGCAAGACCTGGCATCCGGAGCACTTCACATGCAATCACTGCAACCAGGAGTTGGGCACACGCAATTTCTTCGAACGCGATGGCTTCCCATACTGTGAGCCGGACTATCACAACCTGTTCAGTCCACGTTGCGCTTACTGCAATGGCGCTATTTTAGAT AAATGCGTAACAGCTTTGGATAAGACATGGCACACGGAGCACTTCTTTTGCGCACAGTGCGGACAGCAATTCGGCGAGGACGGTTTTCATGAACGCGATGGCAAACCCTATTGCCGCAATGATTACTTCGAAATGTTCGCGCCCAAGTGCAATGGTTGCAATCGTGCTATTATGGAAAACTACATCTCGGCGCTGAACTCGCAATGGCATCCTGACTGCTTCGTCTGCCGG GATTGCAAGAAAGCGGTGAGAGGAAAATCATTCTACGCCATGGAAGGCAAACCCGTCTGTCCAACATGCGTGGGTGTTGATGAGGAAGAATAA